The genome window taattaataaagcctTATATTTAGGTaggatttaaaaaaggaaatcaaaaataataatagtaattatagaATGGGTGATCTACAttgattaagaaataaaataattttaaaacataaagaggaaaaataaattataaccttTTCAGACATCGTTTTAAGAATGTTTTCATAGAAGAAATCCTTCAGCCAAGACCATTCTGACTTCATAAGATACTCGTAAACATCAAAATCATCTAAAAGCAATGTGTTTTCTACTCTGTGGACCATCATGCTCAcctgaaacaataaaattctttatggcataactttatattaaactagcgatccgccccggcttcgcacgggtgcaatgctgccactgaatatactacagaatgtcttacaacgttcaaaCCGCTGTgcccctgcgttttaaatctgtaatatattcgaaaatattcatttaaattacatgctgtaaagggccatattgatctatattaaatgcacaaagtATTGTTtgtacttaattagataaggattgtattgcttaaaatcgcttcggaaataagccattatttctcaaaaagtaaaggataaacaataattattgtaagtcATTCCTAACAGATAAGACATATactatcgcggacttttttgaagacttaAGATATACAATACTTAAGTTATACAATAATGTagcacattattttgatctatctagtagggttgagccagcatttgcaatgtaagcgcaaaaatctgtttatttacgacatcatttcagaaacctctaaaattatcagtgtttctctactatattgtgcatgttattatacataaaccttcctcttgaatcaatctatcaactaaaaaaaactgcatcagatctaagcatacatagggacagacagcggtaagcaactttgttttatactatgtaatgatgatgataatcaACATGCATACCAAATTTAATGGCATTACTCTGAAcaatgacaaatatattattttttaaatttgcaattTGTTTAAATGGACGTAGGGTAGACAGTAAAGcttcattgtaaaatattcaataggatcttaaaaatatctttaagatTCTATGGGgcaaaactaaaatacaattttataattaaatcattaatataaatacaataaaatattaaacaaggaTTCATTTTTAACTTACTGTTCCATTGGGCTGGTATGgcaatttaagtaatttttttatgcattCCGCATCAGAAATAACATCCACTTCACCGACACAGTCAGGAAACATATGTGCCATTCTAAAACTGTCGGAAAAAACATGGATACTTATTGACATCCTCCAAATTTGTGCATAAACACTGTCTTACCCATTCTGTCTCTTCAGGGGGTATTGACGTACACACTTTTTACATTGTGTCAAAATATGAGACAACTACATTTGCACGACTGATGTTACCATTTTGTCAAGTCATAAGCATAAtaagagaaaatattaaataaaatatccaatgaagatatttaaagaaatgtttaatgtacacctatataaaacattatttattaatgaaacagtaatttcaattattattaaatactcattcctaatataaattacaaaagttCCATACCTTGAAAGCCCACTATCTCTCGTAATAATCTGCTTAAGCCCATATGTGTCAATCCCACCCCAGTTAGAAGGGGGCAGGTTGAGATCTGTATTACATTGTAGTCTAGCATATCCCACTGGACTTTGAAATGCTGTATATTTGACTACCGCTGTTGACTTCACACCGGGAGATGGGCTACggtcctaaaaatatattatttacaattatttatcataGTTTATTTCAATGCCTACAAAATTTGGATCGTTTCGATCGTTCAATGCCTACGAAATTTATTCCATCTTAAttgatatatgattttataataatataattcatatatattgtgaggttgtttgttttaatctattttattgttttttcataaatatgtttatagaatatagaatagtgattaaatataaaataattatatactaaatattatatacattcattcattcattttaaaagattaaaaaatcatCCCAAACTATGGCTTAGGCCTAAGGCTATTATTATCTAAAGCTaagatatattcattattattgtggGTTAAGATAGAAATATGTTCTAGAAAACGTGAGAATATTTAGAATATCGAAATTCAAGGCGAAGGCAAGAAGTTTGTAAACATTGTCTTATTGAAATTATGTTACCTTATTACGGTTACATTCATTCTCCTTCTCGTGGTCATCCATATTTAGTTTGTAAATACTTTTCCTAAAATACTACTAAGAATATTTGTGGCAAAAACTTAAAATCAGTCAGACTTTACAAGATACAACTGAAATGTATTTGGCACTGCGGCTGCtgcaagaataaaaaataacatagatttttatctgtattaaatTGCTgtcaaaattatgtttaaatttaagaaaagtgTGTCACAAAATACATCTTATTACTTATTGTAGTTTTTATAGGGTAGTTGTTGTAATGTAAGATAaagctttattaatatttaataaatatagattgatatacctatataaatatatatatttatacattttgttaaaaggAACGTTGATTCATCTTGATCGTCGATACACTACATCGATATctaaggaatataaaatattgtacataattaaataaatactaataattcttCTATGGTCTTTTAAGGCTGTGTGTCTATAAAAGGTTGCagataataagaaaatatttttatcagattaccaaaataaatatgtattaatttataagacgtatgtatattaatagatCGTTAAAGTGAGTTTGTTcaaaaatatcgatatcgaATTGTCGACAAGTTTGACATTCAAAGATACCTTTGCAGTCTCAAACCtagtaaatattgtaattttccaattaagaaaattgttattaatttacaaataatgcttattatatatatatcaaagtatTTGTAATCTTCATTACACTAAGTAGTAAATCAAACAAAGTTCATAAATGAATTGAACACTCTATGTCAAGTTTTATAacctaaacaaataaaattttctataaataattataaaaatgcgaTTATCCTTACGTTTATTATCGTCTGTTGTGCAGAAAAGacctttttatattacaactccgattttttatgtaaatgccGGTAAGTTTTTCAAATCTTTAAgtgcaatatataaaaaaataacaattgataattaaaatcatatttgcGTTAGTATAATCTTGTTACTTGTGATGTTCTAAGcctctatttatattttaatcatgaattaaaaaaaagaacaataattgttttgtgGAATTGACAACTTCTATTTTAACCAATATGAACTGAGTTAAAAGGTTTTAAAACCtctatatattgaaatttttttattattatcattttaaatattctaattataattcttCCAGCTCCTCACTTGGGCCACTTATATACAGCTGTAGTGGCTGATGCGATACAACGGTTTGAGAAACTAACAAATCCTgattgtaatgttatatttagcACAGgtaaggaattaaaaaaaaatagtagtattaaaatcaaatcaaaatactttattcaagtaggctttactTTTCTTGTTttcatctttaaattaaattcaatttttctttgaaaatattatatatgtatgaaattatccaatatttttaaatcacttgatgttcataattattttaattttacaggaACAGATGAACATGGTACTAAAATCCAGCAAGCAGCTGCTCAAGCTAACCTTCCTTTACAGGACTATTGCAATAACATCTCCCAGGAATACAAAGATCTTTTTGATGAGTTTGAAGTAGGATATACAGATTACATTAGAACAACTGAGGAGAGGCATAAAAAAGCTGTGCGCCACTTTTGGgttcgttaatttttatattttttaattgtagtgtgattctgtaataattaacttcatatctcacttgtgaaatattgacaaatacTCTCTGTGAAATGCTATTTTAATAtccagtattattattatttagtactattattagtattattttagaattattattgaagGTAATGTCGCTTATAACATTCTGACCCTTCATGATTTTAATCTGTGGGAGTTTCgagttcaatattatatatgatttatataagtatgCGTATAGCACCTTAATTTTGTACTGATTCCAACCAACTGaaattttgttaaactttaagtTCAAGTGGCAATAAAGTTgacacttaataataatattatgtaccctttattgtatattcttggttattattttttaatcagcaATGCATTCTTGGTTTTGATTTTACAATCTTACATttccatttataaaacaatttcagaCGAAGTTAGTAAAACAAGACTATATTTATAAGGCGAAATATGCTGGCTGGTACAGTGTTAACGATGAAGCATTTGTTCCTGAGTCGCATACTAGAGAGGAAATGACTAAAGATGGAAAGGTGGGTAaccaaaatttttatataattcttctgTACCAACCCACAGAAGTTCTATAGTTTGATACCGTTACTGACACTTAAAATTGTTTCCTGTTTTGCGCGTTTTTACTCTTAACAACTTTTATTAGTGTATGATCCAATTGACACTTAGTGaagtaatatttgaaaataaacacaatgtcactgtttaactatttctttaattgataacaaatatttactttttacagaTAAAAGTGTCCGTAGAATCAGGCCACCAACTGGAATGGACTGAGGAGACAAACTACATGTTTAGATTAAGTGCATTCAAAACACATCTCCAAGAATGGCTGAAACCaggtagtatataaatataataatctttctgAATACAAACCATGTTTAATATAGTAtacttagtaaattattttactagatGGAGTAATCCAACCCAGTAAGTTCCAGAAACAACTTCAAGACTTTCTCGCAAGTGATGCCTACTTCCCCGACATCTCAGTCAGTCGTCCTTCCTCCAGAGTGCATTGGGCTGTACGGGTAtgtcgaaaatatacatatattttaattagaatgtcatttaaataaaattttatgacggACAGGCATGTCTTTTACgtagttgtaaaaaatattttgttgttctAGGTGCCTGACGATGAAGAGCAAAGTATATATGTTTGGCTTGACGCTCTGATCAATTACTTGACTGTATGCGGCTACCCGGACGAAGAGCAGCTAATGTCCCGGAGGGCTTGGCCCGCTGATGTCCATGTTGTTGGAAaggatattttaaagtaaaaatttatagttattatactaATACTTTTAAGTAAAAGTTCTTCagatacataacatataaattgttatgtatCTGAAATTGTCAAGTTATTAGGATTGATTGTGTAGTTTGATTAagaagtagtagtagtagtaggaTATTAAAGGATATGGCGGTCGTTCCAGGTTCCATGGCATCTACTGGCCGGCGTTCCTGATGGCGGCTCGCTGGCAGCCGCCGAGACGCCTCGTGTGTCACTCGCACTGGACCGTGGACGGCAGCAAAATGTCCAAGTCGCTGGGCAACGTCGTGGCGCCCCGCAGTGTGCCGGCGCCCGCCGCGCTGCGCTACGTGCTGCTGCGGGAGGCCACCCTGGCGGACGACGCCAGTGAGTGTCTGTCTATGTGTATGTGATGGGGGAAACGACCAGCTCCTAGAGGGCGAAAAcataatgtatacaaatatggTATGCTTCTGTGCCATCTGTGCGGATAGTGGGATATCAATGCAATTCGGCGCGACGACAGATCTTCCGTTAATGTAAACGATACTCAATAAATAGGAAGCTATCtacaaatgatatttaattaaaattgttctcCGCGGAGTGCAGACTACAGCGAGACGAAGCTCGTGAACATCGCGAACTCGGAGCTGGCGGACACGCTCGGCAACCTGGCCAGCCGCGCGTGCGGCGCCGCGCTCAACCCGCGCCACGAGCTGCCGCCGCCGCACGCGCACGAGCTGCGCGACGTCGCGCGCCGCGAGCCCGCCGCGCGCCTGCTGCGCGCCCTCGAGCGCCTGCCCGGTGAGTGCCGTGCGCGTGCGTGCGTCTGCGTGCGTCATTTCACAATTCCGACTTATACGATGCTTTCATTCGACAGAGATCTGCCACCAACATTACTCAAGCTACCAGTTCTATAAAGGCGTGGACGCAGTCATCCACGTGTTGCATTTGGCTAACTTGTTCTTCGAAACCATGAAGCCGTGGGAGCTTAAGAAGAAACCAGAGGGACAGAAGGAGCTGGACGTCGTGCTCCACATCACGCTGGAGACTCTGAGGATATGCTCGATTATATTACAACCTATTATACCGAGTCTGTCGGGTCGACTCTTAGATAAATTACAAGTGCCCAGAGACTGTAGATACTGGCAGCACTGCGAGAGACCTTCGTGGAGGATAAAAGGCGCCATATTcgaaactaaaaatattcaaagtggTAAATTCGTGTTATTCCAACGGATATACGTGGATAAGAAAAATGTTCATAAGAAGAAAGCGATTGTGTAAATAGAAGTTTGAAAgactgttttataaattgagattagtgatacatatatattacatatatcatcgagttatacatttatttattgttgtatataaaatgtttagttattttgtttccAACATGCTCAATAGTTCTTGTAATAGATTTCTTTTTGCTACGAGAAATTCTTGGAAAATGGTGCCATTTAATGGAGCGGTTAAGCGAGTTTCCGTGCATGTTGTAACCGCACCTTAAGATATTCCAATGAATCTcttcatattatatatcatatttactcaatatttttgttttcttggTAACAAaaatcagatatatttttaggaaCAATTGACTGgtgcatttatataaaaattaacaattattaacgtGTTCGACTGATTTCATCATTAGTTGTGAATatagattgttaaataaaagattttaatattattaagattttttttttttttataaattatgaacactGTTAAAAAATTACCCCACTGTTTCTTCCGCCGCTTCTTTTCAGATCAGTTACTTCTTTCCGAACCATTGGTAGATTTTTTGAGTGTTAATAAGTATAATGCCtctatcattacatagtataaaacaaagtcgcttaccgctgtctgtccctatgtatgcttagatctttaaaattacataacggattttgatgcggttttttaatagacacatctattaaaaaaatgtttctctaCTATGCTGTGCATGCACACATGCACACATGCATACATGCACAGTATAGTACGCCTACGTCTGATAATATATTGCACTCCAATAGGaaaggaaaattaaaacaataattctatatcggagtcaatttatttatgaatacgcttattaaataataatatttgcatcAAAATACTGCAATAACGACTAACAGTATTAAGAAAGCTAAGTTTACATTCCACTAAGACGCAAGGTACAACCCGTCACGTGTTCAAATGAACATCAAAATCGACCTTATTCCATCGAAACAACGTTCAAAATCGCTCgcatttgatatataaatgtcaCGTGACTCGCCGGAAAATACCTTTTTAccgatataaatacaaattaatatctcAATACATTTAGTCGAAAATGCATCCATGAGTATGATACAGGCTTGAAAAAATCTCGAAGAGTGTAACGAAACGCGTTCAGCGcggttgaataatatttttaaaaaagtgtcCAGTCTAGTGTAACCTTACCTTTATTCGTGACTTGTACggcaaaaaagtattaaaagtcGTTCCGTTACACGCTTCACACTCATAAATAATACAGTAAGTCCATAATAAAAAATGGTGACGAGTGTATTGTAAATGCTAACAAATTCAGCTCTTCGCGCGCGACCGTGCGGCGGAGCCACGCGCTCGACAACAATGTACGCAGTACGTGTACGTGGATCGACATTCCATTGCAGTCTTTAGGAACTCTATCGCCTTAGCACCCCCCCGTTCACCGCACTACCGGACGCTCTTATACATAttgctacattaaaaaaatactattctaTGGCGATCTGAACTTTTGGAATGAACGAGCAGTCGGCGAAGAGCTACGGCGACGGAAGCGACGCAGAAACAAATATCGTGCGACAGTACTCGTTTGTAACAAATGTGGCCGCCGCGAAAAAGATTGCGACCGCAGACCCTCGCAGTGCCAACCCGTGAGCGAACGTGCTGCGCTATTGCACTACATGTGAGCAAATTGacacgtattaaaaaaaaaaaaacaaaactattctTCTAGAACATTCACGACGATCCAATCTTTTCCACGAGACGGCTTCCGACTTATAATTACTTACGCGTATTAGTAACATCGTAACGCCGAGACATCATCGAATAGGCATTATTAAAAtcgaaaaatacaataaaacgtaCACATCAAAATGCATTAATACTTACGTCTAATACAATATGGAAGTTTTACTGGCAATGTACAATATGGCGTCAAAATATATCCGAATTAATTTGtgcattgtttaataatattcaataaaggtATGAAAGAACGTTAAACACGATCTATAATTAGAGCCTTCGAAGTTTAAACCAGGGTTTGCCAACATTTTCTAGACCACGACTCCCAAacgctataaaaataaattgtatttatgttaatttttttgtaattactaaATTAGCAagcataatacattttttattacttttttatataagtcaACATACTGGAAAATGGCAACCCGATGGTAAGTAACCACcattaatgcgccaccaaacttgggagctaagatgttatggcccaaacaaaaaatatgtaaagcgTAGGTTGATTGATTTACCTCTATGTCCTCTGGTTGGGAAACCCTGGTCTACACAGTAATCAATACAATTCGATAAATATGACGATATTTTAAACCAAATGTCATGACGGAGTTCTACGAAAACTAAACATAACATTCTCTACAATATTTCTCAACGGGTATTCGTATAAATCAAAGTAAGCAAAGATTTCCAATTCAATTCATCGTTTGACACACATTTCATCCTTTTCCTTatacaataatagtttaaatttaaaaaatataatcaaaatatttagaagcaattttaaagttttttttttttaatacaaattttcaacgtATTTAAAGAAAAGCGTACgtcaataatgaaatattaaaaatcttatcgAATACGCAAGAGGTTACATCcactgattattaaaaatattacacattataGAAAAAACATCGATTTATGACTTCGACTTCTAAATAGTATCATTTCCATAATTATTGCTCGATTTAACATTCAATAAGTTCTTCATCGTAGTGgcattttaattctattacatTATcatcaaaaagtaaaaaaataatttattgcattgaaaataaatgggCTTCTTTGTGCAATTCCAACGCCCACGGCACCTCTAGACCAGCTATTTCTCAAATCTATTTATCTAAACATGTACCTTTATTTCATTCGCTATCAGTTATCAATAATGACAATACTTGCATGATTCTCAGCTGGCTACGCCGTCCTATCCGAAAAGCGACACGTCGACCACTTCCTAGttccattaaaaatatctttacgtATTCTTCGAAGAGAATCTTTCAAAATTTCGACCACGACATCATCAGACACACCGAAACGACCTCACATAACCGTAACAAACATACgaacacatataatattaaacacgaATAAgcattatatcaaatatacggctcttaaaaatttacaattaaacgtaatcaattaataaataatatcaactcgttttccattaaataaataacacccCGATTTAAGCTTAAACACACAAACGATTACACATAAtgaggtatattatatattcataaagatATGTATTAACGTATCTCGAAAAATAATTAACGTCAAGGAAACTTCAACAAATTATACGCAAATAAGATTTACgccttagttttttttaattagcaaaATTTTAACATACGACAAAACAGCTTCCATCGGGGTTTTcaagtaataataaactttattacaatacaaataaggTTTTTGTTCGCTTAATACTCGCGTTTGAGCGTTGtaaataatacgtataaaaagaaaacatcagTCGACCGAAAACAAATCGTCAAAATAACCTGTCAATATACAAAATggacttaaataaagtatagagTCGGTGTTCGATTAAAACTATTCAATTCTGCgtgattacatttataatacgtatataaaaaattgttcctAAACTAACTTGTTCATGAATGTTTTGTCCGATTACAGCGCTGCGACCAAATAATCGTTAAAGAAACGTCGGATTTTAATGTACGTCTGAAAAATTGTCTCAAAGTTTCAGATTGTTCAGTGAGAATAGAATGTATTCAGTCATTCAATCGAAGCGCTGTATCGAGTTGATTTAAACCTTCGTCCGATAGACAGCTCGAGCAGTGATACCAGCTTGGAGGTTTTTCCCCTAAATTAAGGGGGAATCTTGTACATCTTAttggaaaagtaaaaattatttaatttcattattagacataaaatattttttgcaaatgtCAAATAGACACCCATATAAATACAACAACTATTTTATACtacttgaatatatttgaaatgagctctcaaacaacaacaaaaaacttTAGGCGTTTTCAATCGACACCTAGGGAAATTTGAAGTTGGTCCTGAGGGGAAGATTATGTAGGAGTTGGCATCACTGATCTCGAGTGGTGCATCGCATGACCCTCGACGACGTGAAACGATACGAATGTACGGAAACGAAAGCGCGGCGTCGGAGGCGGGGTGACGTCACAGGCGGTGCGACGTCAGGCGGGGTGACGTCGCAGGCGGGCTGACGTCACAGGGCGGGCGACGTCACAGGCCGGGCGGCGCCGCGAGCGCGTCGTCGGGCGGTCAGCTGGCGGGCGCGGGCGACGCGGGCGCCAGCAGGTGCGCCGGCACGCACACGGGCCGCAGGCGCGCTGGGACCTTCTTCTGCGGGCACAGCGTCTGCGACACACGCTCCGTGAGACTCCGTGctgcgcgctcattggtcagcCGTCGGTCACGCGACAGGCGACCAATGAGAACTCAGACTCAAGTCAATCTTGTAAAAACTGATTTTGGTTTTAGTTTATTGGATCGAACTTTTACGAGGCTTACAGTATAGTATAGAACTGACAGAAATCGTAACGTAAAAAAAGCGTTAAGAAGTGCCCCCTCCTGGCGACCTTTCCCCTCTTTCCCTTTCTCTCTGTATTTTTCTATTGtaaacgtttttatataatattatttaatcttttaattgttttaattcacacaagATTCTTGATAACAATTTCGTCATCGCCATTTAATCATtctcaaatgttgttaatttatttttcatgtctgttattcaataaatattatatagataaagtaAATTCGTTCCAACTGGGTGTCCTACGACAAGTCTCATTTGCTTTAAGCATTGGgtgacgagcaaatggaccaaaTCTTTTAGAGCCATCTgttttcaaaaaaatttaaacattccttTCATCGTAAATTCggcgccaaccttgggaactgagatgattatgtcccttgcgcctgaaGTTACACAGACGTTTGTTTCAGACGACTGTCAGAACTTACATAAGTTGAGAGATCTAAACAgcgttttcatttgtttttctgatgtcataaattaacaattaatttctaCTTAAGTTAAAGCGTTAAATTTGTATCTTACGTCAAGGCCTACTGTAAGAAATCTGTTTAttcgtaaaattaaaactttgtttttacTAGCAATATAAGTACCCGTCTCGCGAAGACGAAGCAGCCCGTGTTGGTGTCGGCGGGCGCGCTTGGCGGCGACAGCTGCAGGTCCGCCGTGCGACTCTCCTTGCCCTCCTCGTCTGTGGAGGGCCGAGTCGTTATGTTCAtgagtataaaaattatttgtggTTCCCACCTTATACATAAAAGTGTATGTTAGTATATTTGTGGTGTAATTTCGACCCTGACAGAGTACAATCACAgtactttttaatatagaatttttatagtaattagcTCTTAGAAATGGCGTTAAAGTAAAACACCTTCGATCACCGGGACGATTATACACTAGCATATCGCAACAGCAGACGAGATACCGACCCGATGCGAAGACGTTGAGCTCGGTGAAGCAGCCCGTCTCGATCATCTCCCGCTGCCAGGGAATGCTGACGGAGCCGGTGTTGAACTTCCCGTAGAAGGTGTCGTCGGCCGCGTCCAGGTTGACGCCCTTGACGGTGGAGAACTGCTCGATGTCGAGCACGTCCTTGGCGTACACGGCGTGCGGGTCGGGCACGAAGGGCGCGGCCACCATGCCGGCCTCGAGGCGCGCCCAGTTGAGGCGCGCGAAGAAGCGGTGCTGCTTGACGAGCGCGGCGCCGCGCCGGCCCGCGCCGCCCAGCCGCGCGCCCGCGCTCTTGGCCAGCAGCGCGCCGCACAGCGCGCGCGCGCACTCGCTGAACTTGTGCGAGTACTTCTCCGCCTCGTGCTTCACGCGCCGGTCCACCTCCTCGCGCTTCACCTTCTCCTTGCGCGCGCGGAACGGCGCCCGGCCCTCGATCATCTCGTACACGAGGCAGCCGAACGAGAACCAGTCGGGGCTGAACGTGTACCGCTCGTTGTCGATCACCTGCGGGCAGCCGGTCGTCAGTCGGGTCGGCGCGGGATAGGGGGGGAGGGGTGTTCGGTTGTACTCGTCCGGCGAGCGGGCTGGCGTACCTCGGGCGCCATGTAGCCCACGGTGCCCACGCGGCCGCGCACGCTGCCTCCGTCGGGCACGTCCACGGCCAGCCCCAGGTCCGAGATGCGCACGTGGCCCGCGTCGTCCAGCAGGATGTTTTCCGGCTTGCAATCCCTGCGACCGAACCCGGATTACTATTTGACAACTACGATACCCATCGACAACGACAATGTGGACAGTTCGAGACTCCGTTTGGTTAAATGTCATTTTCATAATACAAGTATTGGAGCAGTACGGCTGCACACACTACCTGTACACGATGCCCATCTTGTGCAGGTGCTCGAGCCCGCAGGCGACCTGCGCGGCGTAGAAGCGCGCTCGCTCGAGGCCGAGCCCGGTGTCGGCGCCGCACATGTTGTAGATGTGGAACTTCAGGTCGCCGCCTGCGCACCGCGAGTAGTTTCATTATTGTACATAATTCAAATACTTAACGACATAATTTCATACAAACGGAGAATGTCATAGTTAAACATATGGGCAAAGAAATTACGACACACGTctactatttatatttcgaaaaaaaaaatctgtttttatcGAATCAGTGTGTATTCTCTATAAAGTGAGAgctactaaattaaataaaggaacTTGATATTGAAAGCGCCATGTATATcttattcaaagtaaaataagaCAAAGACTCCCGGTAATCCGGCCCCTGACTAATGCGGCACCCCCTGTACTCCGACATGTATGTTATTATACCCTGTACaggttagcttgatctttttgacagacaggctagtgatgggaaacagaaaatatctaATAGTCCAaaaattaacgttttaaaattgttgtaaCTGTGACGAGATTGTGTGGGTATATTATGTGTGAAATTCTTTATTCCACTAGACATATAAAACATTGGGTAGATTGTTACGGGCAGGTAGTCTTGCTTCCTCTTAACTTCTTCCT of Vanessa tameamea isolate UH-Manoa-2023 chromosome 24, ilVanTame1 primary haplotype, whole genome shotgun sequence contains these proteins:
- the Gprk2 gene encoding G protein-coupled receptor kinase 2 isoform X2, with protein sequence MELENIVANTVYLKAREGGSDSNKGKSKKWRKILQFPHISQCLDIKTKIDVEYDYVVDQQPIGKLLFRQFCERNRPNYHKYNSFLDATERYEVEVDETRMALAVELFGRYLKTEDGEAVTDVVPPDVIDDASKLLEGGSKDIFTECIRCVKSFLAGSPFSEFERSMYFHRYLQWKWLEAQPVTQHTFRMYRVLGKGGFGEVCACQVRATGKMYACKKLEKKRIKKRKGENMVITEKLILQRINSRFVVNLAYAYETKDALCLVLTIMNGGDLKFHIYNMCGADTGLGLERARFYAAQVACGLEHLHKMGIVYRDCKPENILLDDAGHVRISDLGLAVDVPDGGSVRGRVGTVGYMAPEVIDNERYTFSPDWFSFGCLVYEMIEGRAPFRARKEKVKREEVDRRVKHEAEKYSHKFSECARALCGALLAKSAGARLGGAGRRGAALVKQHRFFARLNWARLEAGMVAAPFVPDPHAVYAKDVLDIEQFSTVKGVNLDAADDTFYGKFNTGSVSIPWQREMIETGCFTELNVFASDEEGKESRTADLQLSPPSAPADTNTGCFVFARRTLCPQKKVPARLRPVCVPAHLLAPASPAPAS
- the Gprk2 gene encoding G protein-coupled receptor kinase 2 isoform X1; this translates as MELENIVANTVYLKAREGGSDSNKGKSKKWRKILQFPHISQCLDIKTKIDVEYDYVVDQQPIGKLLFRQFCERNRPNYHKYNSFLDAICASWSSSQNNKKSLRTERYEVEVDETRMALAVELFGRYLKTEDGEAVTDVVPPDVIDDASKLLEGGSKDIFTECIRCVKSFLAGSPFSEFERSMYFHRYLQWKWLEAQPVTQHTFRMYRVLGKGGFGEVCACQVRATGKMYACKKLEKKRIKKRKGENMVITEKLILQRINSRFVVNLAYAYETKDALCLVLTIMNGGDLKFHIYNMCGADTGLGLERARFYAAQVACGLEHLHKMGIVYRDCKPENILLDDAGHVRISDLGLAVDVPDGGSVRGRVGTVGYMAPEVIDNERYTFSPDWFSFGCLVYEMIEGRAPFRARKEKVKREEVDRRVKHEAEKYSHKFSECARALCGALLAKSAGARLGGAGRRGAALVKQHRFFARLNWARLEAGMVAAPFVPDPHAVYAKDVLDIEQFSTVKGVNLDAADDTFYGKFNTGSVSIPWQREMIETGCFTELNVFASDEEGKESRTADLQLSPPSAPADTNTGCFVFARRTLCPQKKVPARLRPVCVPAHLLAPASPAPAS
- the Gprk2 gene encoding G protein-coupled receptor kinase 2 isoform X3, yielding MLKTERYEVEVDETRMALAVELFGRYLKTEDGEAVTDVVPPDVIDDASKLLEGGSKDIFTECIRCVKSFLAGSPFSEFERSMYFHRYLQWKWLEAQPVTQHTFRMYRVLGKGGFGEVCACQVRATGKMYACKKLEKKRIKKRKGENMVITEKLILQRINSRFVVNLAYAYETKDALCLVLTIMNGGDLKFHIYNMCGADTGLGLERARFYAAQVACGLEHLHKMGIVYRDCKPENILLDDAGHVRISDLGLAVDVPDGGSVRGRVGTVGYMAPEVIDNERYTFSPDWFSFGCLVYEMIEGRAPFRARKEKVKREEVDRRVKHEAEKYSHKFSECARALCGALLAKSAGARLGGAGRRGAALVKQHRFFARLNWARLEAGMVAAPFVPDPHAVYAKDVLDIEQFSTVKGVNLDAADDTFYGKFNTGSVSIPWQREMIETGCFTELNVFASDEEGKESRTADLQLSPPSAPADTNTGCFVFARRTLCPQKKVPARLRPVCVPAHLLAPASPAPAS